The following coding sequences are from one Schizosaccharomyces osmophilus chromosome 1, complete sequence window:
- the sno1 gene encoding glutamine aminotransferase subunit Sno1 translates to MSSASMFTSSSGNCDSLSAKVRIGVLALQGAFIEHINILNSFDHVFSFPVKTGADCENIDGLVLPGGESTTMGRLIGIDTDLKENLESLVARGVPMWGTCAGMILLSKKSHGGKFPDPYLLRAMDIEVTRNYFGPQTMSFTTTIHPTDFMKFETTKRMEAFDATFIRAPIASSIGSEDVRVLATTVHEENEVIVAVEQGPFLGTSFHPELTVDDSWHKWWVNERVLPTKK, encoded by the coding sequence aTGTCGTCAGCTTCTATGTTTACCAGTTCTTCTGGCAATTGTGACTCTTTGAGCGCAAAGGTACGAATTGGTGTGTTGGCTTTGCAAGGAGCCTTCATTGAGCATATTAACATCCTGAATTCTTTTGATCATGTCTTTTCCTTCCCTGTAAAGACTGGTGCCGACTGTGAAAACATCGACGGTCTAGTTTTGCCAGGTGGTGAGTCTACCACCATGGGGAGGCTCATTGGCATTGACACtgatttgaaggaaaacCTGGAAAGCCTAGTAGCCAGGGGTGTTCCTATGTGGGGTACTTGTGCTGGAATGATTCtcctttccaaaaagtcTCATGGCGGGAAATTCCCGGATCCTTACTTGTTACGAGCAATGGATATTGAGGTAACCAGGAATTACTTTGGTCCTCAAACCATGTCGTTTACTACCACCATTCACCCCACCGATTTTATGAAGTTCGAAACCACAAAGCGAATGGAAGCCTTTGATGCAACCTTCATCCGTGCTCCCATTGCTTCGTCCATCGGTAGCGAGGATGTTCGTGTTTTGGCAACCACGGTGCACGAGGAAAACGAGGTCATTGTCGCCGTTGAACAGGGTCCTTTTTTGGGAACTTCCTTTCATCCCGAGTTAACTGTGGATGATAGTTGGCACAAGTGGTGGGTGAACGAACGTGTCCTTCCTAccaagaaataa
- the seb1 gene encoding RNA-binding and 3'-end processing protein Seb1 — protein sequence MSGNSEFEGTLESLEHSKTGISGSKILKLTNLAMDNVGENAQFITSVYKYAKRAPNTHKLGALYILDSIVRSFQDGAKKNNESFESPMDASFSGGWCKAAEVTESLVADATHHAPSTHLPKILKLCDIWDKASTLPQDKLESLRSKIKETIGSSDQANSPTRDTVASSTQAGVENPAIPATTTTEPNAPSQPPAASTNDPASILEALAAFAQKAPAPSTTSTASGTPIIQDPASHPAPVAGAPPSISPVPTTAPLNPVPPQPIPSMPTPMYQPMAGAPPSMLGGPMPPNPAAPASDAETQKINLINVLASQNVPAPQIETIIKAAFPSYNAPLQGGPAAALSATAPSAGIMESLHRSRSPSPRSKQLGRTPSPSRMSIPSAMPANGMPKPTPDGVPRKLERDITIPPDSIKVFSRTLFLGGITRAVREPVLRSMFERFGAVQSLILNHNYRHGFLKMFRREAAEKAQVAMENVPFADTTIRTKWGVGFGPRECSDFTFGVSIIPIRLLTDADRTWLVTAEYGGTGGIPVTPGIAVDEPDIEIGLGISSKAISKRGKDINVRRDDRMRGRKPFRGGLPHQGERHFDPSGGWPNGGAAGPGNMYNPGYSSYYDPNYSSASGYATQPPWQPQ from the exons ATGTCAGGAAATTCAGAGTTTGAAGGGACTTTAGAATCCCTCGAACACTCTAAGACAGGCATATCTGGTTCGAAGATTTTAAAATTAACGAATTTGGCAATGGATAATGTTGGCGAAAATGCTCAGTTCATCACTAGTGTGTATAAGTATGCGAAACGCGCTCCTAATACCCATAAGTTAGGCGCCTTGTATATCCTAGATTCCATTGTACGTAGCTTTCAGGATGGCgctaaaaagaataatgaaTCATTTGAATCTCCAATGGATGCTTCTTTTAGTGGTGGTTGGTGCAAAGCTGCCGAAGTTACTGAAAGCTTGGTTGCTGATGCAACGCATCATGCCCCTTCTACTCATTTG CCTAAAATCTTAAAACTTTGTGACATCTGGGACAAAGCATCCACTTTGCCTCAAGACAAATTAGAATCTCTTCGATCCAAAATTAAAGAGACCATTGGCTCTTCTGACCAGGCTAATTCTCCAACACGTGACACTGTAGCTTCATCAACGCAGGCAGGTGTCGAGAATCCCGCAATTCCAGCTACTACCACTACAGAGCCTAATGCTCCTTCACAACCCCCTGCTGCTTCAACAAACGATCCTGCTTCTATTTTGGAAGCTCTTGCAGCTTTTGCCCAAAAGGCCCCCGCGCCTTCTACAACCTCTACTGCTTCGGGCACGCCGATTATTCAAGATCCCGCATCCCACCCTGCCCCAGTAGCCGGAGCACCACCAAGTATTAGCCCTGTACCTACGACTGCTCCTTTGAACCCAGTGCCCCCTCAACCGATTCCTTCGATGCCTACTCCTATGTATCAGCCTATGGCTGGTGCTCCTCCCTCCATGTTGGGCGGTCCAATGCCACCAAACCCAGCTGCTCCTGCGTCTGATGCTGaaactcaaaaaataaaccttATTAATGTATTGGCTTCTCAAAATGTCCCAGCTCCTCAAATCGAAACTATTATAAAAGctgcttttccttcttatAACGCACCTCTGCAAGGAGGTCCCGCGGCTGCGTTGTCTGCTACTGCTCCCTCGGCAGGAATCATGGAATCCTTGCATAGATCCCGTAGTCCTAGCCCTCGCAGCAAACAACTCGGCCGTACGCCTAGTCCTTCACGAATGTCTATTCCTTCTGCTATGCCTGCCAATGGCATGCCAAAGCCAACTCCAGATGGCGTGCCTCGTAAGTTGGAGCGTGATATAACCATTCCTCCTGATTCCATAAAAG TATTTAGTCGTACTCTTTTCCTTGGTGGTATAACACGCGCTGTTCGTGAGCCCGTTTTACGCTCAATGTTTGAACGTTTCGGTGCAGTTCAAAGCCTTATTTTGAATCACAATTATAGACATGGTTTCCTCAAAATGTTCCGTCGTGAGGCTGCCGAAAAGGCACAAGTTGCAATGGAAAATGTGCCCTTTGCTGATACTACGATTCGT ACTAAATGGGGTGTTGGTTTTGGTCCCAGAGAATGCTCAGATTTTACCTTTGGTGTTAGTATAATTCCTATACGTTTATTGACTGACGCCGATCGTACCTGGCTTGTAACAGCCGAATACGGTGGTACTGGGGGTATTCCCGTTACACCTGGAATAGCTGTTGACGAACCTGATATCGAAATTGGTTTGGGTATTAGTTCCAAAGCTATAAGTAAACGTGGTAAAGATATAAACGTTCGACGCGATGATAGAATGCGAGGACGTAAGCCTTTCCGTGGAGGTTTACCCCACCAAGGAGAAAGACATTTTGATCCCTCTGGTGGTTGGCCCAATGGTGGTGCTGCTGGGCCCGGAAATATGTACAATCCAGGATATTCTTCATACTATGATCCTAATTATTCTTCTGCATCAGGTTATGCAACACAGCCTCCTTGGCAACCACAATAA
- the byr4 gene encoding two-component GAP Byr4 produces the protein MTEIESWDDDPDFASDADNVSLFAQSIATTTTSADTTPDDDFFEGSLGKLNSLSLNPSSDSPLLDKSVNTKVHQLGKNNDKGNFDEYEDDFDFSPEETDSEFQTIRPSHLSSVDQNQTIRAPHPTTIRPSVHSLVPENDYEQHAGASARSFSPSNSALYDFDDFSSFESDLEIDPDTDLADLLQRKSNNIDPKSSFSSVEQSSLRTPSSARGEDDFWDDFELDPTEEPETIFRKKAPELSTVNPKHPYISSTIAFHPKVPQETKAYPMCKEIFPSLSHEQEASANTPSSLKQPPKLQSKYSQNGVPYSHDTIRPSHVSSSSKKGSPSFATWTPSNLKQEAQSSHNFYLDINDLKSAAKTSKYKTRPRHVRRYGDGTELDGLDDLPVNYDYENGYQGRLHPPARNHSHNPSLHSSPSRNKRNENLLSNITNIQKSDPHYYKGNKGNRKNTVTPSKEMTLEALSNDQLNSKTLKYSQKKREPTLIKNLSSPKTPKLVGKMRYNPAKQCWEGNDHAIRDFDAPISPSKPALISNISARKGIQVVGNMVFDPTRFRWINNVDAVEEEPDPFAGLDDLENEDSVSQLADNTNDTINKSINSLYSLTDTSEIYDVGPEFEKKQYTEEKLWRKWVDGWYLSTKRNNLKRLWELYNILNAE, from the coding sequence ATGACGGAAATTGAAAGCTGGGACGATGATCCGGATTTTGCATCAGACGCTGACAATGTCAGCCTGTTTGCTCAGTCCATAGCCACTACCACTACAAGCGCCGACACTACTCCTGATgatgatttctttgaagGTTCTCTTGGCAAGCTCAACTCTTTATCCCTCAACCCTTCATCCGATTCTCCTCTACTTGACAAATCAGTAAACACCAAAGTTCATCAGCTGGGAAAGAATAACGataaaggaaattttgatgaataCGAAGACgactttgatttttctcCAGAGGAAACCGACTCTGAGTTCCAGACTATCCGACCGAGCCATTTGTCTTCTGTAGACCAGAATCAAACTATTCGTGCTCCACATCCGACTACCATTCGACCAAGTGTACATTCACTTGTCCCTGAAAATGATTACGAGCAACATGCGGGTGCCTCTGCTAGATCTTTTAGTCCTTCTAATTCCGCTTTGTACgattttgatgatttcTCTTCCTTCGAAAGCGATCTAGAAATTGATCCTGATACCGATCTTGCCGATTTattgcaaagaaaaagtaataaTATTGATCCAAAATCCTCCTTTTCTAGCGTTGAACAGTCGTCTCTTCGAACCCCTTCTTCTGCTAGAGGAGAAGATGATTTTTGGGATGATTTTGAACTTGATCCGACAGAAGAGCCAGAAACTATTTTCCGTAAAAAGGCTCCGGAACTCAGCACTGTCAATCCAAAGCATCCCTATATATCCTCTACCATTGCTTTTCATCCAAAGGTTCCTCAGGAAACCAAAGCCTATCCCATGTGCAAAGagatttttccttctctaTCACATGAACAAGAGGCATCTGCCAACACCCCAAGTTCGTTAAAACAGCCTCCAAAATTGCAATCCAAGTATTCTCAGAACGGCGTCCCTTACTCTCATGACACAATTCGACCTTCTCACGTCTCATCCTCTTCAAAGAAAGGTTCACCAAGCTTTGCTACATGGACCCCTTCTAATTTGAAACAAGAGGCTCAGAGTTCCCATAATTTCTACTTAGACATAAATGATTTGAAGTCGGCAGCAAAAACGAGTAAATACAAAACTCGGCCTAGACATGTGCGCAGATATGGTGATGGAACCGAGTTAGACGGATTAGACGATTTACCTGTTAATTATGACTATGAAAATGGGTATCAAGGCAGGCTTCATCCTCCCGCGAGGAATCATTCACATAATCCTTCTCTTCATTCAAGCCCCAGTCGTAACAAGAGAAATGAGAACTTGTTATCTAATATCACTAACATTCAGAAAAGTGATCCCCATTACTACAAGGGAAACAAGggaaacagaaaaaatacCGTTACTCCCTCAAAGGAAATGACTTTGGAAGCTCTATCTAATGACCAATTAAACTCCAAAACACTAAAAtattcccaaaaaaaaagagagcCTACTctaataaaaaatcttAGTTCTCCTAAGACACCCAAGTTGGTTGGTAAAATGCGATATAATCCTGCAAAGCAATGTTGGGAAGGTAATGATCATGCTATCAGAGACTTTGATGCTCCCATTTCTCCTTCTAAGCCGGCTCTTATTTCAAACATTTCGGCTAGGAAAGGTATTCAAGTAGTGGGTAACATGGTTTTTGATCCGACTAGGTTTCGATGGATAAATAATGTTGATGcagttgaagaagagcCAGATCCCTTTGCTGGTCTTGATGATTTAGAAAACGAAGACTCTGTTTCACAACTGGCGGACAATACAAATGACACTATCAACAAGTCTATAAACTCCCTTTACAGTCTTACAGACACGAGTGAAATCTATGATGTCGGTCCAGAATTCGAGAAGAAACAGTACACGGAAGAGAAGCTTTGGCGCAAATGGGTAGATGGCTGGTATCTTTCTACGAAAAGGAACAACTTGAAGCGGCTTTGGGAATTGTATAATATATTAAATGCTGAGTAG
- the hem13 gene encoding coproporphyrinogen III oxidase Hem13: MAPLIQVEATGKRMEELILDVQQKIVAGLEAIDGQKFYQDRWTKGEGGYGISCVIQEGNVFEKGGVNTSIVQGVLSQDAVQRMRTNHDGIDRTAKELPFFAAGISMVIHPSNPMAPTTHLNYRYFELVNSDGKKTWWFGGGADLTPSVLFEEDARHFHKLHKEACDRHDPTFYPRFKKWADDYFLIKHRKETRGIGGIFFDDLSDKDPENLFAFIKDCAYTFLPSYIPIMKKRKDMEFTEDDKEFQLIRRGFYTEFNVMYDRGTWFGLQAPNPRVESILMTLPLHASWRYNYQPKEERHKALIEATHHPVEWA, from the coding sequence ATGGCACCCTTAATTCAGGTCGAAGCAACCGGTAAACGTATGGAAGAACTAATCCTCGACGTCCAACAAAAAATCGTTGCTGGACTCGAAGCCATCGATGGTCAAAAATTTTACCAAGACAGATGGACCAAAGGGGAGGGCGGTTACGGGATTTCTTGTGTGAttcaagaaggaaatgtaTTTGAAAAGGGTGGTGTAAACACTAGTATCGTCCAAGGCGTTTTAAGTCAAGATGCTGTGCAAAGAATGAGAACCAACCATGACGGTATTGACCGCACTGCCAAAGAATTGCCCTTCTTTGCTGCCGGTATTAGTATGGTTATCCACCCAAGCAATCCTATGGCGCCTACCACGCATCTGAATTACCGTTATTTTGAATTAGTCAACAGCGACGGAAAAAAGACTTGGTGGTTCGGAGGTGGTGCCGACTTGACTCCTAGTGTTCTTTTTGAGGAAGATGCTAGACATTTCCATAAATTACACAAAGAAGCCTGTGATCGCCATGATCCTACCTTTTATCCtcgtttcaaaaagtgGGCAGACGACTATTTTCTCATTAAGcacagaaaagaaactcgCGGTATCGGCGGTATCTTCTTTGATGACTTATCCGATAAAGACCCTGAAAATCTGTTTGCTTTTATCAAAGATTGTGCTTACACCTTCCTTCCTTCCTACATCCCTatcatgaaaaagagaaaggacATGGAGTTCACCGAAGACGACAAGGAGTTCCAACTCATTCGCCGTGGATTCTACACCGAGTTTAATGTCATGTATGATCGTGGAACATGGTTTGGCCTTCAAGCTCCAAATCCACGGGTCGAATCTATCCTTATGACACTTCCTCTACACGCTTCTTGGCGCTACAATTATCAGCCCAAGGAAGAGCGCCATAAGGCTTTAATAGAGGCAACCCATCATCCTGTTGAGTGGGCCTAA
- a CDS encoding SPAC222.17-like, conserved protein produces MENTLRGFLENSKEGERVFVEGLQNDTKKVCRVSETNQLNCVELGGLETQLFSTLQSLGYICTLSADPNRPPSFDCKKFMD; encoded by the exons ATGGAGAATACATTGCGAGgatttttagaaaattcaaaagaaggagaacGAGTTTTCGTTGAAGGGCTACAGAATGACACGAAAAAGGTCTGTCGAGTGAGTGAGACAAACCAGTTGAATTGCGTCGAACTGGGAGGTTTAGAGACCCAGTTATTCTCAACACTTCAATCTTTAGG GTATATATGCACATTATCGGCAGACCCAAATCGACCACCTAGCTTTGATTGCAAAAAATTTATGGATTGA
- the atp2 gene encoding F1-FO ATP synthase beta subunit Atp2, with amino-acid sequence MLKKQALSGIRQFSLASKSPFVTNRLQNSKNALLNATKFASLRCASTEAAKHNKGTIKQVIGAVVDCHFDDSESLPSILSALEVDVADKRVVLEVAQHVGENTVRTISMEGTEGLVRGASVTNTGAPISVPVGPGTLGRIMNVIGEPVDERGPIEAVRYSPIHADAPSFADQSTAPEVLETGIKVVDLLAPYSRGGKIGLFGGAGVGKTVFIQELINNIAKAHGGYSVFCGVGERTREGNDLYHEMQETGVIKLEGDSKAALVFGQMNEPPGARARVALTGLTVAEYFRDVEGQDVLFFIDNIFRFTQAGSEVSALLGRIPSAVGYQPTLSTDMGSMQERITTTKKGSITSVQAVYVPADDLTDPAPATTFAHLDATTVLSRGISELGIYPAVDPLDSKSRMMDPRIIGEDHYKLAGDVQQMLQEYKSLQDIIAILGMDELSEADKLTVERARKIQRFMSQPFAVAEVFTGIEGRLVSLKDTIRSFKEIVEGKHDNLPESAFYMVGSIDDSIKKAEKIAQELKE; translated from the coding sequence ATGCTGAAGAAACAGGCGCTTAGCGGAATTCGCCAGTTTTCTTTAGCAAGCAAATCCCCTTTTGTTACGAACAGATTACAAAACTCTAAAAATGCATTGCTAAATGCCACAAAATTTGCAAGCCTTAGATGTGCTTCCACGGAAGCCGCTAAGCACAACAAGGGTACCATCAAACAAGTTATTGGTGCCGTTGTAGACTGTCATTTTGATGACTCCGAGTCTCTACCTAGTATTTTGAGCGCCTTAGAAGTCGATGTGGCTGACAAGCGTGTTGTCTTGGAAGTTGCCCAACACGTCGGTGAAAACACCGTCCGTACTATTTCTATGGAGGGTACCGAAGGTTTGGTACGTGGTGCCAGCGTTACCAATACTGGTGCTCCCATCAGTGTCCCTGTCGGTCCCGGTACTTTGGGTCGTATCATGAACGTTATTGGTGAACCCGTCGACGAGCGTGGTCCCATCGAAGCTGTTAGATACTCCCCTATTCACGCTGATGCTCCCTCTTTCGCTGATCAATCCACTGCTCCCGAAGTTTTGGAAACCGGTATTAAGGTCGTCGACTTGCTTGCCCCCTATTCTCGTGGTGGTAAGATTGGTCTTTTTGGTGGTGCCGGTGTCGGTAAGACTGTCTTTATTCAAGAATTAATCAACAACATTGCCAAGGCTCACGGTGGTTACTCTGTTTTCTGTGGTGTCGGTGAACGTACTCGTGAGGGTAACGATTTGTACCACGAAATGCAAGAAACCGGTGTCATCAAATTAGAGGGTGACTCCAAGGCTGCTCTTGTCTTCGGACAAATGAACGAGCCTCCTGGTGCCCGTGCCCGTGTCGCTTTGACTGGTTTGACTGTCGCTGAATATTTCCGTGACGTTGAAGGTCAAGatgtcttgttttttattgacaACATTTTCCGTTTCACTCAAGCTGGTTCCGAGGTGTCTGCCTTGCTTGGTCGTATTCCCTCTGCCGTCGGTTACCAACCCACTTTGTCTACTGATATGGGTTCTATGCAAGAGCGTATTACCACTACCAAGAAGGGTTCCATTACTTCCGTCCAAGCTGTTTATGTCCCAGCTGATGACTTGACCGATCCTGCTCCCGCCACTACCTTCGCTCACTTGGATGCCACCACTGTCTTGTCTCGTGGTATTTCCGAGCTTGGTATCTATCCTGCCGTCGATCCTCTTGACTCCAAGTCTCGTATGATGGATCCCCGTATCATTGGTGAAGACCACTACAAGCTTGCTGGTGACGTTCAACAAATGCTTCAAGAATATAAGTCTTTGCAAGATATTATTGCTATTCTTGGTATGGATGAATTGTCTGAAGCTGACAAGTTGACTGTTGAGCGTGCTCGTAAGATTCAACGTTTTATGTCTCAACCCTTCGCTGTCGCTGAAGTTTTCACTGGTATTGAGGGTCGtttggtttctttgaagGACACTATCCGTTCTTTCAAGGAAATTGTTGAAGGTAAGCATGACAACTTACCTGAATCCGCCTTCTATATGGTCGGTTCTATTGACGACTCTATCAAGAAGGCTGAGAAGATTGCTCAAGAGCTTAAGGAGTAA
- a CDS encoding 6-phosphofructo-2-kinase: MKDCSKKKQDNDSGSISDGSNSGSGPTKDSKKLQFSSKIVQPEPRAPERQPRRPSIAATREIHSGINQLPKKEDIKLKDLDSKAPLLDAKTKPNVGKWFPSIREEDGGSTPLGVKTRKTAKHQIRQESTIDIPGLTVSRKAENELNCGSYGIREKLVIVLVGIPATGKSYIGSKLVRYYNWLRYNCRFFSVGDKRREEGASKYSMSAPFFDIENEKLKSFREYLAMETLENLLHWLLNENGVIGVLDATNSTYQRRKLIYDRVSQEENLGIMFLESMCTEEQIFQQNMVLKARGPDYEGFESEEALADLKKRVDLYRKYYEPIDEREEALPFLQYVKVINVGIKVITHNIEGFLTGQAVYFMLNLNIRKRQIWLTRPGQSNDTIAGRVGGDAPLTDLGVQYAEDLAKFIDRQRVLWQLRETTERLNSEKPTFEAEAFNIWSSVRQRAIETTQFFNPGVYDVKKMRMLNDLNFGSREGLTMKEFAEKYPEEYQVIQRRDVSYRFSGLGGESYLDVVHRLQPIIVELERCSGNVLVIAHRVVSNILMTYFLNYSPEEIIDVGLPLHTLYCIESDRYSTVCKFFNYDPEQRSFVRVSE; encoded by the exons ATGAAGGATTgctctaaaaaaaaacaagacaatGATAGTGGTAGTATATCAGACGGTTCCAATTCAGGAAGCGGTCCAACAAAAGATTCTAAAAAGCTAcagttttcttctaaaattGTACAACCAGAGCCGAGAGCCCCAGAACGACAGCCCCGTAGGCCTTCAATTGCGGCAACTAGGGAGATTCATTCCGGTATAAATCAGCTGCCTAAAAAGGAAGACATAAAACTTAAAGATCTGGATTCGAAGGCTCCATTACTGGATGCAAAAACGAAACCCAATGTTGGTAAATGGTTTCCTTCCATTCGAGAAGAAGACGGTGGATCTACTCCGTTAGGAGTGAAAACCAGGAAGACTGCCAAACACCAAATCCGCCAAGAGTCAACGATCGACATCCCTGGTCTGACCGTGTCAAGGAAAgctgaaaatgaattgaacTGCGGATCCTACGGTATTAGAGAGAAGCTGGTAATTGTGCTTGTAGGGATTCCCGCGACAGGAAAGTCATATATCGGCTCCAA ACTCGTTCGTTATTATAATTGGCTTAGGTATAATTGTCGATTTTTCAGCGTTGGTGATAAACGTCGTGAAGAAGGAGCCAGTAAATATTCCATGTCTGCTCCATTCTTCGATatagaaaacgaaaaactgaaaagtTTTCGTGAATATCTGGCTATGGAAACTCTTGAAAACTTATTGCATTGGTTGTTGAACGAAAATGGAGTTATCGGTGTATTGGATGCCACCAACTCTACGTatcaaagaagaaaattaatATATGATCGAGTTAgccaagaagaaaaccTGGGTATAATGTTCTTGGAAAGCATGTGTACTGAGGAACAG ATCTTTCAACAAAACATGGTTTTAAAAGCTAGGGGACCTGATTATGAAGGGTTTGAATCCGAAGAAGCCTTAGCAGACTTGAAGAAACGTGTTGATTTGTATAGGAAATATTACGAGCCGATTGATGAACGAGAAGAAGCTCTTCCCTTTTTGCAATATGTTAAAGTCATCAACGTAGGAATCAAAGTCATTACCCATAACATTGAAGGGTTTTTAACTGGCCAAGCTGTCTATTTTATGCTTAATTTGAACATCAGAAAGCGTCAAATATGGCTTACTCGACCTGGACAATCTAATGATACGATTGCAGGAAGAGTAGGAGGAGATGCTCCCTTAACGGATCTGGGTGTGCAATATGCTGAGGATCTGGCAAAATTTATCGATCGACAACGTGTGTTATGGCAATTACGGGAAACGACTGAGAGATTGAATTCTGAAAAACCAACTTTTGAAGCAGAAGCATTTAATATTTGGTCTTCGGTTCGTCAACGTGCTATCGAAACAACGCAGTTTTTTAATCCAGGTGTATACGATGTCAAAAAAATGCGAATGTTGAATGATCTAAATTTTGGCTCCCGCGAAGGGCTAACGATGAAAGAATTTGCCGAAAAGTATCCTGAGGAATACCAAGTGATTCAACGGAGAGATGTTTCTTACCGTTTCTCTGGACTTGGCGGAGAAAGCTACCTGGATGTTGTTCATCGCTTACAACCGATCATTGTTGAGTTGGAAAGGTGCTCTGGAAATGTTTTAGTCATTGCACATCGAGTGGTGTCAAATATTTTAATGACCTATTTTCTTAATTATAGTCCAGAG GAAATTATTGATGTAGGACTTCCTCTACACACCCTATATTGTATTGAATCCGATCGTTACTCAACTGTctgtaaattttttaattatgaTCCCGAACAGCGGAGTTTTGTGAGAGTTTCTGAATAA